From Azospirillum humicireducens, a single genomic window includes:
- a CDS encoding transporter substrate-binding domain-containing protein, with the protein MVRTMFKAALLGATLLVTGAAAGTAMADTLADVKKAGVLTVATEMQFPPFDFLENNEYKGVDRDLIDEVAKELGVKAKYIDLPWTSVLPGLEAKKFDLVIAPVTITKERMKRYAFTVPISEATAAIMKRADDKSINKPQDIAGKKVGGGKGTSQLAQVKEFGQTLPTPPDVREYVDSNQSYADLAAGRIDASVNSLPNLAFAAAQRKETFAVVLPPFGKPSYFSWVGRLGDDDKSLVEAVNAALVKIQKDGRMATIQKKWFGVAQELPTSVPEPQL; encoded by the coding sequence ATGGTTCGGACGATGTTCAAGGCGGCGCTGCTGGGCGCCACGCTGCTGGTGACCGGTGCCGCCGCCGGCACGGCGATGGCCGACACGCTGGCCGACGTGAAGAAGGCCGGTGTCCTCACCGTTGCCACCGAGATGCAGTTCCCGCCCTTCGATTTCCTTGAGAACAACGAATACAAGGGCGTCGACCGCGACCTGATCGACGAGGTGGCGAAGGAGCTGGGCGTCAAGGCCAAGTACATCGACCTGCCCTGGACCAGCGTCCTGCCCGGCCTGGAAGCCAAGAAGTTCGATCTGGTCATCGCCCCGGTGACGATCACGAAGGAGCGCATGAAGCGTTACGCCTTCACCGTTCCGATTTCCGAGGCGACCGCCGCGATCATGAAGCGCGCCGACGACAAGAGCATCAACAAGCCGCAGGACATCGCCGGCAAGAAGGTCGGCGGCGGCAAGGGCACCTCGCAGCTGGCCCAGGTCAAGGAGTTCGGCCAGACCCTGCCGACCCCGCCGGACGTGCGCGAATATGTCGACAGCAACCAGTCCTACGCCGATCTGGCCGCCGGCCGCATCGATGCCTCGGTCAACTCGCTGCCGAACCTCGCCTTCGCCGCCGCCCAGCGCAAGGAGACCTTCGCCGTCGTGCTGCCGCCTTTCGGCAAGCCCTCCTACTTCTCATGGGTCGGCCGCCTCGGCGATGACGACAAGAGCCTGGTCGAGGCGGTCAACGCCGCGCTGGTGAAGATCCAGAAGGACGGCCGCATGGCGACCATCCAGAAGAAGTGGTTCGGCGTCGCGCAGGAACTGCCGACCTCCGTTCCGGAACCGCAGCTGTAA
- a CDS encoding energy-coupling factor transporter transmembrane component T family protein — protein sequence MLGLYLHRESVIHRLPAGAKLGGLLLVTAVVLTLPGAWGAAAAGLTGAAVLAAARLPAGRVLADLRAPVVMLTLLFGVQALLAGGGWEETAVAIARFAALILLATLVTLTTRVTDMVDLFERLFGLLRPVGVNPAKLALMLALTIRFIPLLGEQVREVRMAQRARGVERNIAALFVPLLVKILTMADDLTAALEARGYDPADSGSQATTNTSTQR from the coding sequence ATGCTGGGGCTCTACCTGCATCGGGAGTCGGTCATCCACCGCCTGCCGGCGGGGGCGAAGCTGGGCGGTCTGTTGCTGGTGACCGCCGTCGTGCTGACATTGCCCGGTGCCTGGGGGGCAGCGGCCGCCGGACTGACCGGAGCCGCGGTTCTTGCCGCGGCGAGGCTTCCGGCTGGCCGGGTCCTGGCTGATCTGCGGGCGCCGGTGGTCATGCTGACCCTGCTGTTCGGCGTTCAGGCCCTTCTGGCTGGCGGCGGTTGGGAGGAGACGGCGGTCGCCATCGCCCGCTTCGCCGCCCTGATCCTGCTGGCGACCCTGGTCACGCTGACAACCCGCGTCACGGACATGGTCGATCTGTTCGAGCGTCTGTTCGGCCTGCTGCGCCCGGTCGGGGTCAACCCGGCCAAATTGGCGCTGATGCTGGCGCTGACCATCCGCTTCATCCCCCTGCTGGGCGAGCAGGTGCGCGAGGTGCGGATGGCACAGCGCGCCCGCGGCGTCGAGCGCAACATAGCCGCCCTGTTCGTTCCGCTGCTGGTCAAGATCCTCACCATGGCCGATGATCTGACCGCCGCTTTGGAAGCACGCGGCTACGATCCGGCGGACTCCGGTTCACAAGCCACGACGAACACCAGCACCCAACGATAA
- a CDS encoding class I SAM-dependent methyltransferase: protein MSERYYGQGSFSAALYDLIDGALCPENEATFYRTLAIGTGTPIVDIGAGTGRLTFALAEAGHEVIGVDLSCDMLAVAQRKRDAADETVKNRTSFIQADIRALDLGRRTDLAIAPYRIFNFLLTDEDRSRFLDGLHRHLSDRGRAIIDCWGASDNSSRLRPANQNRRILVNLEGTPFNVARTFKSDKVDQVRKVAEFTVGYEILDKDNRVLKSKDEVLELRWCAPDEMRSLFERHGFRVLSELGGFDAMPATLPGDRIWVVERSDCG, encoded by the coding sequence ATGAGCGAGCGATATTACGGCCAGGGCAGCTTCAGCGCCGCGTTGTACGACCTGATCGACGGCGCGCTGTGTCCGGAGAACGAAGCGACATTCTATCGGACACTCGCGATCGGCACCGGAACGCCGATCGTGGATATCGGTGCCGGGACCGGGCGATTGACCTTCGCTCTTGCCGAAGCCGGGCACGAGGTTATTGGTGTCGACCTGTCCTGTGACATGCTCGCGGTTGCCCAGCGCAAGCGTGATGCCGCGGACGAGACGGTGAAGAACCGCACCTCCTTCATACAGGCGGACATTCGCGCCCTCGACCTCGGCCGCCGCACCGATCTTGCGATCGCGCCCTACCGGATCTTCAATTTTCTCCTGACCGACGAGGACAGGAGCCGCTTTCTGGACGGATTGCATCGGCATCTGTCCGATAGAGGCCGGGCGATCATCGATTGTTGGGGGGCGTCCGACAACAGCAGCCGCCTGAGGCCGGCCAATCAGAACCGCAGGATCCTGGTGAACCTGGAGGGAACTCCCTTCAATGTCGCCCGGACCTTCAAGAGCGACAAGGTGGACCAAGTCCGGAAGGTCGCCGAATTCACGGTCGGCTACGAGATATTGGACAAGGACAACAGGGTTCTGAAAAGCAAGGACGAGGTTCTGGAATTGCGCTGGTGCGCTCCGGACGAAATGCGGTCGCTGTTCGAGCGGCACGGCTTTCGCGTCCTGTCGGAACTGGGTGGTTTCGATGCGATGCCCGCCACCCTTCCGGGCGACCGTATCTGGGTCGTCGAGCGATCGGATTGCGGTTGA
- a CDS encoding amino acid ABC transporter permease: MLDLSLLVQYGPALLRGFGVTILCWGAGCLIGMVLGFVLLLLRQIPVKPLRWVIRAYIEVIRGTPFLIQLFLLYSGGPSIGLRLEATAAGILGLGIYGSAYFAEIFRAGYQAVPKGQVEAALSLGMSYSSILRRVIVPAMLVSTIPAIVNMMAILTKETVVLSIITVPELMYEMQTMAAETFATFETIVGMALFYWLLVEVVSRLGRRLEARVTRFLTHASPQGDATKTATARA; encoded by the coding sequence ATGTTGGACCTTTCCCTTCTCGTCCAGTACGGCCCGGCGCTGCTGCGCGGCTTCGGCGTCACCATCCTGTGCTGGGGCGCCGGCTGCCTCATCGGCATGGTGCTGGGCTTCGTCCTGCTGCTGCTGCGCCAGATCCCGGTGAAGCCGCTGCGCTGGGTCATCCGCGCCTATATCGAGGTGATCCGCGGCACGCCCTTCCTGATCCAGTTGTTCCTGCTCTACAGCGGCGGTCCGTCCATCGGCCTGCGGCTGGAGGCGACGGCGGCCGGCATCCTCGGCCTTGGCATCTATGGCAGCGCCTATTTCGCCGAGATCTTCCGCGCCGGCTATCAGGCGGTGCCGAAGGGACAGGTGGAGGCTGCGCTCAGCCTCGGCATGTCCTACAGCTCCATCCTGCGCCGGGTGATCGTGCCGGCCATGCTGGTGTCGACCATCCCGGCCATCGTCAACATGATGGCGATCCTGACCAAGGAGACGGTGGTGCTGTCGATCATCACCGTGCCGGAACTGATGTACGAGATGCAGACGATGGCGGCGGAGACCTTCGCCACCTTCGAGACCATCGTCGGCATGGCGCTGTTCTATTGGCTGCTGGTGGAGGTGGTGTCGCGCCTGGGCCGCCGGCTGGAGGCCCGCGTCACCCGTTTCCTCACCCATGCGTCGCCGCAAGGGGACGCGACCAAGACCGCAACCGCGAGGGCGTGA
- a CDS encoding class I adenylate-forming enzyme family protein, with protein sequence MSVGYRGADNLARPFALAARLTPDHPALLLDGVAVSYASLLDQVRRTGAGVSVLRRDGEPPRVALSLGNRAELPALFLGIVAAGGIVGLFDPKWSTAQITAALDTFRPDLHLTTETAAAWMAAQPAGWSIPAVDPKTPFLVGFTSGTTGRPKAFIRNQGSWLATLEASRVEFGIGQDDVVLVPGPLVHGLGLYGAVEGLSAGATIRVQPKFDAADAARQLVESGVTTLVLVPTMLVGILDAAARDGRRFPALRRVVCSGAKLAPAVHERLAAFCPDAAVLEYYGASELSFVSLRSSLEGAPADSVGRPFHGVELCLRDDDGTPVERGRPGTVWVRSAMLSDGYLGPTDDAGYRERDGWGTVGDYGWIDKDGWLRLAGRAGDMVITGGLNVYPAEVEAALRAHPAVAEAVVFGLSDPYWGDTLSAVIWWRGAGRASLAELRGWCQERLEAYKAPRRVFAAADMPLTGSGKIARGDVRERAKGGGLEVVE encoded by the coding sequence TTGAGCGTCGGTTATCGTGGGGCGGACAACCTCGCCCGCCCCTTCGCGCTGGCGGCCCGGCTCACCCCCGACCATCCTGCCCTGCTGTTGGACGGCGTGGCCGTGTCCTACGCCTCCCTGCTCGATCAGGTGCGGCGGACCGGCGCCGGTGTGTCCGTCCTGCGCCGGGACGGAGAGCCGCCGCGCGTGGCGCTCAGCCTCGGCAACCGGGCGGAACTGCCGGCGCTGTTCCTCGGCATCGTCGCGGCCGGCGGCATCGTCGGGCTGTTCGACCCGAAATGGAGCACGGCGCAGATCACCGCCGCGCTCGACACCTTCCGTCCCGACCTGCACCTGACAACGGAGACGGCCGCCGCCTGGATGGCCGCACAGCCGGCGGGCTGGTCCATTCCGGCGGTCGACCCGAAGACTCCCTTCCTGGTCGGCTTCACCTCCGGCACAACCGGGCGACCCAAGGCCTTCATCCGCAACCAGGGCTCCTGGCTGGCGACGCTGGAGGCGAGCCGTGTGGAGTTCGGCATCGGACAGGACGATGTCGTGCTGGTGCCGGGGCCGCTGGTCCATGGCCTGGGGCTCTACGGCGCGGTGGAAGGGCTGTCCGCCGGCGCCACGATCCGGGTGCAGCCGAAATTCGACGCCGCCGACGCGGCCAGACAGTTGGTGGAGTCCGGTGTCACCACGCTGGTGCTGGTGCCGACGATGCTGGTCGGCATCCTCGATGCGGCGGCACGCGACGGCCGCCGCTTCCCCGCCCTGCGCCGGGTGGTCTGCTCCGGCGCCAAGCTGGCGCCCGCGGTGCATGAGCGGCTGGCCGCATTCTGCCCCGATGCGGCGGTGCTGGAGTATTACGGTGCGTCGGAGTTGAGCTTCGTCAGTCTGCGTTCTTCGCTGGAAGGCGCCCCCGCGGACAGTGTCGGCCGCCCCTTCCATGGGGTGGAACTGTGCCTGCGCGACGACGACGGCACCCCGGTCGAGCGCGGCCGGCCCGGCACCGTCTGGGTGCGCAGCGCGATGCTGAGCGACGGCTATCTCGGTCCCACCGACGACGCCGGCTACCGCGAGCGGGATGGCTGGGGCACGGTGGGCGATTACGGCTGGATCGACAAGGACGGGTGGCTGCGGCTGGCCGGACGGGCCGGCGACATGGTCATCACCGGGGGGCTGAACGTCTATCCGGCAGAGGTCGAAGCAGCGTTGCGCGCCCATCCTGCGGTGGCGGAGGCGGTGGTGTTCGGCCTTTCCGATCCCTATTGGGGCGACACCCTGTCCGCGGTGATCTGGTGGCGCGGAGCCGGGCGCGCTTCACTGGCGGAGCTTCGCGGCTGGTGCCAGGAGCGGCTGGAGGCCTACAAGGCGCCGCGGCGTGTCTTCGCGGCCGCCGATATGCCCCTGACCGGCAGCGGCAAGATCGCCCGCGGCGATGTGCGTGAGCGGGCGAAGGGCGGTGGCTTGGAGGTGGTGGAGTGA
- a CDS encoding GntR family transcriptional regulator translates to MARQGLTGQDRVGGPASTPAGVPRNDPPLDGLTLDGRGALFDQIKRAVAGQILRGRWQAGQRLPNEAELSSLYGVSRQTVHKAIALLAREGFLVRRRRAGTFVATGRRDRFALPIEDIGDVVAREGHVYEFRIRDRKTLKNGQGIRWPDLPDGAPILALECLHFSDGTPIQHERRLINLDAVPEVEEEPFDSVAPSRWLVDRVPWSSADHTVRAVNATAEMAALLGVEAGAACLSIRRQTMHLSRAVTLVHFLSVGDRFSLSGSSITDSATELNL, encoded by the coding sequence GTGGCACGGCAAGGCCTGACCGGACAGGACCGCGTTGGCGGACCGGCATCCACGCCGGCCGGCGTCCCGCGGAATGACCCTCCCCTCGACGGCCTCACCCTTGATGGCCGCGGCGCCCTGTTCGACCAGATCAAACGCGCGGTTGCGGGCCAGATCCTGCGGGGACGTTGGCAGGCAGGCCAGCGCCTGCCCAACGAGGCGGAGTTGTCGAGCCTCTACGGCGTTTCCCGCCAGACCGTGCACAAGGCCATCGCATTGCTGGCGCGGGAGGGATTCCTCGTCCGCCGCCGCCGTGCCGGGACCTTTGTCGCCACCGGACGCCGCGACCGCTTCGCCCTGCCCATCGAGGACATCGGCGACGTCGTCGCGCGCGAGGGGCATGTTTACGAATTCCGCATCCGCGACCGCAAGACCCTCAAGAACGGACAGGGCATCCGCTGGCCTGACCTGCCGGACGGCGCGCCGATCCTGGCGCTGGAATGTCTGCATTTCAGCGACGGAACCCCGATCCAGCACGAGCGGCGCCTCATCAACCTCGACGCCGTTCCCGAGGTGGAGGAGGAACCGTTCGACAGCGTGGCGCCCAGCCGCTGGCTGGTCGACCGGGTTCCCTGGTCGTCGGCCGACCATACGGTGCGCGCCGTCAACGCCACCGCCGAGATGGCGGCACTGCTGGGGGTGGAGGCTGGGGCCGCGTGCCTGTCGATCCGGCGGCAGACCATGCATCTCAGCAGGGCGGTGACGCTTGTGCATTTCCTCTCGGTCGGCGACCGTTTCAGCCTCAGCGGTTCGTCGATCACCGACAGCGCGACCGAGTTGAATTTGTAA
- a CDS encoding energy-coupling factor ABC transporter ATP-binding protein yields the protein MIELRSVSHAYGDRPVLHDLSLRLTERRIAILGGNGSGKSTLARLLNGLILPTAGSVTVDGLDTRTDGRAVRQRVGFVFQNPDTQIVYPTVEEDIAFGLKARKLPKDEIVRRVAGALERYGLDRYRHQPAHQMSGGEKQLLAIAGVLVLEPAYVVFDEPTTLLDLRNRRKVIELLRGLPQSVIVVTHDLDMVKDFDRALVLEDGRIVADGPPAETVPAYIERLG from the coding sequence ATGATCGAACTCCGGTCCGTCAGCCACGCCTATGGCGACCGTCCCGTCCTGCACGACCTGTCGCTGCGGCTGACAGAGCGGCGCATCGCCATTCTCGGCGGAAACGGGTCGGGGAAGAGCACGCTGGCGCGGCTGTTGAACGGGTTGATCCTGCCGACCGCCGGCAGCGTTACGGTGGATGGGCTGGACACGCGGACCGATGGCCGCGCAGTGCGCCAGCGGGTCGGCTTCGTCTTCCAGAATCCCGACACCCAGATCGTCTACCCGACGGTCGAGGAGGACATCGCCTTCGGGCTGAAAGCGCGCAAGCTGCCGAAGGACGAAATCGTCCGCCGCGTTGCCGGAGCGCTGGAGCGCTACGGCCTCGACCGCTACCGGCACCAGCCGGCCCACCAGATGAGCGGCGGCGAGAAACAGCTGCTGGCCATCGCCGGGGTGCTGGTGCTGGAGCCGGCCTATGTCGTCTTCGACGAGCCGACGACGCTGCTCGACCTTCGCAACCGCCGCAAGGTGATCGAGTTGCTGCGCGGACTGCCGCAATCGGTGATTGTCGTCACCCACGACCTGGACATGGTGAAGGACTTCGACCGGGCGCTGGTGCTGGAGGATGGCCGTATCGTCGCCGACGGCCCGCCGGCCGAAACCGTGCCGGCCTATATCGAGCGGCTCGGCTGA
- a CDS encoding biotin transporter BioY translates to MSTRDLVLCALFAALLGGLGMAPPIPLGFLPVPVTAQTLGVMLAGTILGAKRGGIAALLFVLLVAAGLPLLAGGRGGIGVLLGPTGGFVLSWPVAAFVTGWLAERFATNANPIRLFAVSVLGGILVVYAGGIPWLWLVAGLPIEKAVFGSLAFVPGDLIKAGIAAVAAAGVRRAGILPIHA, encoded by the coding sequence CTGTCCACCCGCGACCTCGTCCTCTGCGCCCTGTTCGCCGCTCTGCTGGGCGGCCTCGGCATGGCGCCGCCGATCCCGCTCGGCTTCCTGCCGGTGCCGGTCACCGCCCAGACGCTGGGCGTCATGCTGGCCGGCACCATCCTGGGCGCCAAGCGCGGCGGCATCGCCGCCCTGCTGTTCGTGCTGCTGGTGGCCGCAGGTCTGCCGCTGTTGGCGGGCGGGCGCGGAGGCATCGGCGTGCTGCTGGGGCCGACCGGCGGCTTCGTGCTGTCCTGGCCTGTCGCCGCCTTCGTCACCGGCTGGCTGGCGGAGCGCTTCGCCACCAACGCCAATCCGATCCGGCTGTTCGCCGTCAGCGTCCTCGGCGGGATCCTGGTCGTCTATGCCGGCGGCATTCCCTGGCTGTGGCTGGTCGCCGGGCTGCCGATCGAGAAGGCAGTCTTCGGCTCTCTGGCCTTCGTGCCGGGCGATCTGATCAAGGCTGGTATCGCCGCCGTCGCCGCGGCCGGCGTCCGCCGTGCCGGTATCCTGCCGATCCATGCCTGA
- a CDS encoding intermembrane transport protein PqiB: MTDSGQPTPEHPPEVAVSTRRRLSLLWLLPLVAALIAGWLGWRWLEDRGPQIVITFQSGDGLEAGRTRIKHKNVDLGVIESVRLSDDLSQVIATARMDRAAGRHLKEGTRFWVVAPRLSLAGVSGLSTVVSGTYVEMEPGGGEDRREFDALDDPPVIRADVPGRSFSLKAEQLGSLAQGSPVYFRGVQVGEVMGFNLSPQDRTVSVSVFVRAPYEGLVREGSRFWRSSGIQFTAGAEGLKFQTESLKTLALGGVVLETPPDPQAGGQAKDWSTFTLYEDQQSAAAARDRLRVRYRLEFPGSVQGLQAGAPVLMRGLTVGHVTTVRMEYDEASQQIHIPVDIDLEPDLVARTYGIVDDKPMDEATLRKLVAIQVQKGMRGRLASGNLLTGQKLVSFDFEPGPHQPVPGTERSELPTVESVDIESITRSTGILMDKVSALPLDGLIADLRGTLQSVGGLAGSPDLARSLAALAKALGSADALMRDADRQLPELVKSLRGVATAAQGTLNSANGLLGGGGGQADLAGVMRQLNDAARSFRVLADYLERHPEALLRGKTP, encoded by the coding sequence ATGACTGACTCCGGCCAGCCGACACCCGAGCATCCGCCCGAGGTGGCTGTATCGACGCGCCGCAGGCTGTCCCTTCTGTGGCTGCTGCCGCTGGTGGCGGCGCTGATCGCCGGCTGGCTCGGCTGGCGCTGGCTGGAGGACCGCGGTCCGCAGATCGTCATCACCTTCCAGTCCGGTGACGGGCTGGAGGCCGGGCGGACCCGCATCAAGCACAAGAATGTCGATCTCGGCGTGATCGAGTCAGTCCGCCTGTCCGACGACCTGTCCCAGGTGATCGCCACCGCCCGCATGGACCGTGCCGCCGGCCGCCATTTGAAGGAGGGGACCCGCTTCTGGGTGGTGGCGCCGCGCCTCAGCCTGGCCGGGGTGTCCGGGTTGAGCACGGTGGTCTCCGGCACCTATGTCGAGATGGAGCCCGGCGGCGGAGAGGACCGGCGCGAGTTCGACGCGCTGGACGACCCCCCGGTGATCCGCGCCGACGTGCCAGGCCGCAGCTTCTCCTTGAAGGCGGAACAGCTGGGATCGCTGGCACAGGGCTCCCCGGTCTATTTCCGCGGCGTTCAGGTGGGCGAGGTGATGGGCTTCAATCTTTCGCCGCAGGATCGCACGGTGTCGGTCTCCGTCTTCGTCCGCGCGCCGTACGAGGGGCTGGTGCGGGAGGGGAGCCGGTTCTGGCGGTCCTCGGGCATCCAGTTCACCGCGGGGGCCGAGGGCCTCAAATTCCAGACGGAGTCGCTGAAGACGCTGGCTCTGGGCGGCGTGGTGCTGGAAACCCCGCCCGATCCGCAGGCGGGAGGGCAGGCGAAGGACTGGTCGACCTTCACCCTCTACGAGGACCAGCAATCCGCAGCCGCGGCGCGCGATCGCCTGCGCGTGCGTTACCGGCTGGAGTTCCCCGGCTCGGTCCAGGGCCTGCAGGCGGGGGCGCCGGTGTTGATGCGCGGCCTGACGGTCGGGCATGTGACCACCGTCCGCATGGAGTATGACGAGGCGAGCCAGCAGATCCACATTCCCGTCGACATCGATCTGGAACCGGATCTGGTGGCCCGCACCTATGGCATTGTCGATGACAAGCCGATGGATGAAGCGACATTGCGCAAGCTCGTTGCCATCCAGGTGCAAAAGGGCATGCGGGGCCGGCTGGCCTCGGGCAACCTGCTGACCGGGCAGAAGCTGGTGTCTTTCGATTTCGAACCGGGTCCACACCAGCCGGTTCCGGGAACCGAGCGGTCGGAATTGCCGACGGTTGAGTCCGTCGACATCGAGTCCATCACAAGATCGACCGGCATCCTGATGGACAAGGTTTCGGCATTGCCGCTGGACGGGCTGATCGCCGATCTGCGCGGTACACTGCAGTCGGTGGGCGGGCTTGCCGGGTCGCCGGACCTCGCGCGTTCCCTGGCGGCTCTCGCCAAGGCGCTGGGCAGCGCCGACGCGCTGATGCGCGACGCCGACCGGCAGTTGCCGGAGCTGGTGAAGAGTCTGCGCGGGGTGGCGACGGCGGCGCAGGGAACGCTGAACAGTGCCAACGGGTTGCTGGGCGGTGGCGGCGGGCAGGCCGATCTGGCCGGGGTGATGCGGCAGCTGAACGACGCCGCGCGCTCCTTCCGCGTGCTGGCCGACTATCTGGAACGCCACCCGGAGGCGCTGCTCCGGGGCAAGACACCGTAA
- a CDS encoding paraquat-inducible protein A, whose translation MSMQQGKFGLREHPGPVRDDLVACPDCGRLHRVRELPRGGRAVCTRCGAQLYRHVAGGPHHALPMALAALLLLGLIAVNPLMAVHIQGNDRAGLVTTGIEALADQGMWPLSLLVGLLVLGAPVARVVGVIAVLLRLHRGRPPESPRSTARLFALTESLRPWAMLDVFLLGLLVGYSKLYGFANAELLTGGLALGGYVLAVSAMDQGLDRRALWSAIDHVPADPSPPPRRWVACSVCQRVHGHDHEPLPHRCTRCGSRMHAREPDSLGRTTALVATSAILYVPANLLPVMTVVNFGQGDPSTILGGVGELAGSGMWPLALLVFVASVAVPLLKLGGLAWFVVAAWRGSAARLQGRTRFYRFIDAIGRWSNVDIFMIAILTALVQFGAVASVRADAGAIAFAAVVILTMLASHIFDPRVMWDRADGVRHD comes from the coding sequence ATGTCGATGCAGCAGGGCAAGTTCGGGTTGAGGGAGCATCCGGGACCGGTTCGGGACGATCTGGTCGCCTGTCCGGATTGCGGGCGGCTTCATCGTGTCCGTGAGCTGCCGCGCGGCGGCCGGGCCGTCTGCACCCGGTGCGGCGCGCAGCTGTACCGCCATGTCGCAGGGGGACCGCATCATGCCCTGCCGATGGCGTTGGCCGCGCTGTTGCTGCTCGGGCTGATCGCCGTCAATCCGCTGATGGCCGTGCATATCCAGGGAAACGACCGCGCCGGTCTGGTCACCACCGGGATCGAGGCGCTTGCCGATCAGGGAATGTGGCCGCTCTCGCTGCTGGTCGGGCTGCTGGTGCTGGGGGCGCCGGTCGCCCGCGTGGTGGGGGTGATCGCCGTGCTGCTCCGCCTGCACAGGGGACGCCCGCCGGAGTCGCCGCGTTCGACCGCCCGGCTGTTCGCCCTGACCGAGTCGCTGCGCCCCTGGGCGATGCTGGACGTCTTCCTGCTCGGCCTTCTGGTCGGCTATTCCAAGCTTTACGGATTCGCCAATGCCGAGCTGCTAACCGGCGGGCTGGCGCTCGGCGGCTATGTGCTGGCGGTCAGCGCGATGGACCAGGGGCTCGACCGCCGGGCGCTGTGGTCGGCCATCGACCATGTGCCCGCCGACCCGTCGCCGCCACCGCGGCGTTGGGTCGCCTGTTCGGTCTGCCAGCGCGTCCACGGCCATGACCATGAGCCCCTGCCGCACCGCTGCACCCGCTGCGGCAGCCGCATGCATGCGCGGGAACCCGACAGTCTGGGGCGCACCACGGCGCTGGTGGCGACCAGCGCCATCCTCTATGTCCCGGCCAATCTGCTGCCGGTGATGACCGTCGTCAATTTCGGCCAGGGCGATCCCAGCACGATCCTGGGCGGGGTGGGGGAACTGGCCGGATCCGGCATGTGGCCGCTGGCCCTGTTGGTCTTCGTCGCCAGCGTCGCGGTGCCGCTGCTGAAGCTGGGTGGGTTGGCGTGGTTCGTCGTTGCCGCTTGGCGCGGATCGGCCGCGCGGCTGCAGGGACGGACCCGGTTCTACCGTTTCATCGATGCCATCGGCCGCTGGTCCAACGTGGACATATTCATGATCGCCATCCTCACGGCTCTTGTGCAGTTCGGCGCCGTCGCCTCCGTCCGCGCCGATGCCGGCGCCATCGCCTTCGCCGCCGTGGTCATCCTGACCATGCTGGCAAGCCACATCTTCGACCCGCGCGTGATGTGGGACCGGGCGGACGGGGTGCGGCATGACTGA
- a CDS encoding amino acid ABC transporter permease yields the protein MKFSVIIDALPHLLGAAVTTVWVSLLGVLLGQVIGLAVCVARQSGGRAADMAGGVYVSFFRGVPLLIQLLLIYYMLPLIGIDVPPLVASIAALGLASGAYVSEIYRGALNAVPHGQSEAALALGFPGSAIWTRILLPQAFRISVPALVNELILLLKASSLISVVGVAELTRTSQTISAANYRPLEIYLAAGVIYLAINGALALFGTLVERRLQQA from the coding sequence ATGAAGTTCAGCGTCATCATCGACGCCCTTCCCCATCTGCTGGGGGCGGCAGTCACGACCGTTTGGGTCTCGCTGCTCGGCGTGCTGCTGGGGCAGGTGATCGGCCTCGCCGTCTGCGTGGCGCGGCAGTCCGGCGGCCGGGCGGCGGACATGGCGGGCGGCGTCTATGTCAGCTTCTTCCGCGGCGTGCCGCTGCTGATCCAACTGCTGCTGATCTACTACATGCTGCCGCTGATCGGCATCGACGTGCCGCCGCTGGTCGCCTCCATCGCCGCGCTCGGCCTCGCGTCGGGCGCCTATGTGTCGGAGATCTACCGCGGCGCGCTGAACGCCGTCCCGCACGGCCAGTCCGAAGCGGCGCTGGCGCTGGGCTTCCCCGGATCGGCCATCTGGACGCGCATCCTGCTGCCGCAGGCCTTCCGCATCTCGGTTCCGGCGCTGGTCAACGAGCTGATCCTTCTGTTGAAGGCATCCTCGCTGATTTCCGTCGTCGGGGTGGCCGAGCTGACACGGACCAGCCAGACCATTTCGGCCGCCAACTACCGCCCGCTCGAGATTTATCTCGCGGCCGGCGTCATCTATCTGGCGATCAACGGCGCGCTGGCCCTGTTCGGCACGCTGGTCGAACGCCGCCTGCAACAGGCCTGA